In Agarivorans gilvus, one genomic interval encodes:
- a CDS encoding bacterioferritin-associated ferredoxin, translating to MFVCICHGITDKQIKQAVHQGCETLADLKKQHGVASECGKCAKMAKAIINKELALTASYYQVA from the coding sequence ATGTTTGTATGTATCTGCCACGGCATTACCGATAAGCAAATTAAACAGGCGGTGCATCAGGGCTGCGAAACTCTGGCTGATTTGAAGAAACAGCATGGGGTAGCTTCTGAATGTGGGAAATGTGCCAAAATGGCCAAAGCCATCATTAATAAAGAATTGGCTCTTACCGCTAGTTATTATCAAGTGGCTTAG
- the purT gene encoding formate-dependent phosphoribosylglycinamide formyltransferase: MLGTALSTSATKVLLLGAGELGKEVAIELQRYGVEVIAVDRYPNAPAMHIAHRSYVIDMLDGEALKDLVLKEQPQHIVPEIEAIATQTLLELEQQGFAVTPTARATQLTMNREGIRRLAAETLGLSTSAYQFADTLEECQQAVEKVGFPCVLKPVMSSSGKGQSTLKNVEQLQAAWDYSQQGGRTGAGRIIVEGFVDFDYEITLLTVSAVDGIHFCDPIGHRQEDGDYRESWQPQAMSEVALARSQDIARKIVKELGGYGLFGVELFIKGDEVYFSEVSPRPHDTGMVTLISQDLSEFALHAKAILGLPIKQIHQFGASASAVIMGNGTSSNLGFDGLAEALDHANSQLRLFGKPEIDGQRRLGVALNRSDSIQQAIHNAKQIAEKVQVKYS, encoded by the coding sequence ATGTTAGGAACTGCGCTCAGCACTTCTGCCACTAAAGTGTTGTTACTTGGAGCCGGTGAACTTGGCAAAGAAGTCGCCATTGAATTACAACGTTACGGGGTAGAAGTGATAGCGGTTGACCGTTACCCCAACGCCCCGGCCATGCACATTGCCCACCGCAGTTATGTTATTGATATGCTTGATGGCGAGGCCTTAAAGGACTTAGTCTTAAAAGAGCAACCACAGCACATCGTGCCTGAGATTGAGGCGATTGCGACTCAAACCTTGCTTGAATTAGAACAGCAAGGTTTTGCGGTAACCCCCACCGCTCGCGCTACCCAACTCACTATGAACCGTGAAGGTATTCGCCGCTTAGCCGCAGAAACTCTAGGTTTATCTACCTCAGCTTACCAATTTGCTGACACCCTTGAAGAATGCCAACAAGCGGTTGAAAAAGTGGGCTTCCCTTGCGTATTAAAACCGGTAATGAGTTCTTCAGGTAAAGGCCAATCCACCTTAAAAAATGTAGAACAGCTACAAGCAGCATGGGATTATTCGCAACAAGGTGGTCGCACCGGTGCGGGACGGATCATTGTAGAAGGCTTTGTCGATTTTGATTATGAAATCACCCTGTTAACCGTTAGCGCAGTTGATGGCATACACTTCTGTGACCCGATTGGCCATCGTCAAGAAGATGGGGACTACCGCGAGTCTTGGCAGCCTCAAGCCATGTCTGAAGTGGCATTGGCACGCTCGCAAGACATTGCACGCAAAATCGTTAAAGAGCTGGGTGGCTACGGCTTGTTTGGTGTAGAGCTGTTTATTAAAGGCGACGAGGTTTACTTTAGCGAAGTTTCACCTCGCCCGCATGATACCGGCATGGTTACCCTGATTTCTCAAGACCTTTCAGAGTTCGCGCTGCATGCGAAGGCTATTTTAGGCCTGCCCATTAAACAAATTCACCAGTTTGGCGCCAGTGCCTCGGCAGTGATTATGGGCAATGGGACATCCTCTAACTTAGGTTTTGATGGTTTGGCGGAAGCCCTAGATCATGCTAACAGCCAACTACGTCTATTTGGTAAACCTGAAATTGATGGCCAGCGCCGCTTAGGAGTGGCACTTAACCGCAGTGACAGCATTCAGCAAGCTATTCATAACGCCAAGCAGATTGCTGAAAAAGTACAGGTAAAATACTCCTAA
- the cdd gene encoding cytidine deaminase, which yields MSQTAQQDPALLEALTLLLGSDTIPNRLNAQQSQALCQHLDCSPIELAERMLPLAASFSFAPKSNFHVGAIAIDQQGQLFLGANYELAYGPLSGSLHAEQSAIFNALSHQASALTDLVINAAPCGYCRQFINELAVASQLKVHFNQQNYQFSQLLPQSFGPDDLGVQSPLAKLNITKAEQAVDFAKASYAPYTQVQSAMFAYQGEQRLAWSCYIENVAFNPSISPLLTLLSQLKLNHLSLDKVERFELWEHKDNQFSFKQELENFAHHSNKTMVHYDYP from the coding sequence ATGTCACAAACAGCCCAACAAGACCCTGCATTATTAGAAGCCCTCACTTTGCTTCTTGGTAGCGACACCATCCCCAATAGGCTAAATGCCCAACAAAGCCAAGCGCTCTGCCAGCATTTAGATTGTAGCCCAATAGAATTAGCCGAGCGGATGCTGCCTTTGGCCGCGAGTTTTTCTTTTGCTCCAAAATCCAATTTTCATGTGGGAGCCATCGCGATTGACCAACAAGGGCAACTGTTTTTAGGTGCTAACTATGAATTAGCCTACGGGCCCTTAAGTGGTAGTTTGCACGCCGAACAAAGCGCTATTTTTAACGCACTGAGCCATCAGGCCTCGGCCCTAACCGACTTAGTGATTAATGCCGCCCCTTGCGGTTATTGTCGCCAATTCATTAACGAGCTTGCCGTGGCTAGCCAACTAAAAGTTCACTTTAATCAGCAAAATTACCAGTTTAGCCAACTGCTGCCACAGTCCTTTGGGCCTGATGATTTAGGCGTACAGTCACCGCTAGCCAAATTGAATATCACCAAGGCCGAACAAGCCGTCGATTTTGCCAAGGCTAGCTATGCACCTTATACCCAAGTACAAAGCGCCATGTTCGCTTATCAGGGTGAGCAACGCCTCGCTTGGAGCTGCTATATCGAAAACGTTGCATTTAACCCTTCTATCTCACCGCTTCTCACTTTATTATCGCAGTTAAAATTAAACCACTTAAGCTTGGACAAAGTTGAACGCTTCGAATTATGGGAACATAAAGACAATCAATTCAGCTTTAAGCAAGAATTGGAAAATTTTGCACACCATTCTAATAAAACCATGGTCCACTATGACTACCCTTAA